The following nucleotide sequence is from Anopheles merus strain MAF unplaced genomic scaffold, AmerM5.1 LNR4001043, whole genome shotgun sequence.
AGAGCtatttttgctgcttccaCATACTCGGCTGTGATTGCTGTTGGTGCTTTAGCATGCCACACTGGCTGCTGCGTTCGTGCTTTCTGCTTCGTGTTGCACACAAAACGTATGCAGTAGGCTATAATGCGTACCATTCTAGTGTAAGAGGATGAGATATCGAACCATGGATGAGATTGTGCACATACGACAGTAGCACTCACCTGACGTGTTTCTAAGTCCATATCGTCTACCGGTTCCGGGTTTGAGCTGGGCCAGAATGATGAAGGATGCGCTAGCCAGTCTGGGCCGGATTTCCAAAGCGTGCTTTGCTTGAAGTGTGTTGCGGACATGCCTCGGGAGACCAGATCAGCAGGGTTGCAGGTACCCGGAACGTGCCGCCATTGCCGTGGATGCGAAAAATGTTGCACTTCCGCAACTCGATTCGCTACAAACGTCTTCCAAGTGTTGGGCGGTGAAGCAATCCATTTCAGGGTTACAGTTGAATCGGACCAGAAGATGGATTCGGCAGACGCAATCTGCATTGCATTCTTGATGCGATGGTGAAGGTGCGCTCCCAGGACAGCTGCACTAAGTTCCAGTCTCGGCAGTGTGACGCGCTTCAAAGGTGCAACGCGAGACTTCGACGCTAGCAGGCTGATTTGCACTTCTCCCTTCGTGGTCTCACAGCGTACGTATGTGCATGCTCCGTAGGCAGCTTCGGAGGCATCAGTGAAAGTGTGAAATTCTACCTTTGAACGTGGTAAAAGTACATAGCGATTAGTTTTATATTCAGCTAAAGCTTGCCAATCACCTTGaattgctttccattttttgtagATTTATTGCGGTACAGGTTCGTTCCAGCCGGATTTCAGCAACCATAGCTCCTGCATCAACATTTTTGCTCGTACAAGTATCGGTGCGATCAACCCGAGTGGGTCGTACATTTTTGCAATGTTGGATAATATCGATCGCATCGTTGAAGAGGTGTCATCGATGCCGACATTCGAATCGAAGCATAGATCATCGGTTTCGGGCTTCCACGAGATGCCAAGCGCCTTGACCGTTTCATTGGGTACGAAATATAGTGATGATTGCGTGCCAGTATGGTCAGCACTCAGACCGGAAAGCACACCAAGCAAGTTAGACGTCCACTTGCGCAATTCAAATCCTCCCTTGGCAAGCAACTCGGACAACTCTCGCCGCAGAGCAATAGTCTCTTCCATGGTGTTGGCACCACCGATAAAATCATCTACATAAAAATTGTGCTGTAGGGCCCTGGAAGCAACAGGATAATTGGCACCTTCATCTTCTGCTAGCTGAAGTAGTGTCCTAGTAGCAAGGAACGAGGACGGAGAAAGTCCGTAAGTAACTGTGTTCAGTTCGTATACGTGTACAGGTGTGTATGGCGTGAAGCGAAACAGTACTCGAACTAATCGGCGATCATCTGGGTGTAGCGCAACTTGCCGGTACATTTTTGCTATGTCACCGACCAAGGCGACCTTGTATGCACGGAATCGCAGAATTATGTCCAGTAGGTCATCTTAGGGCAACAATAACTACAACAATAGGGCCAACACAAAGTATATCGTTTAAGGAATAGCCTGAGCTTGTCTTTGCCGAGCCGTCGAATACTACCCTCACTTTTGTGGTGGAACTGGATGCCTTAAAAACCGGATGATGCGGCAGGAAGTAAGCATTTTCGTCGTCAGAATCATTTCTTATCTGAGACATGtcatacttaaattgccaaGCTCCAAATACTCTTTCATGAACTTGTGGTAGTCGGATTTGAGCTGTGGATTCCGTTCCAACCTCCTTTCCAGCAACTCAAAACGGCGAAGTGCAGTTGCTTTAGACAGGCCAAGCTTTTCATTGAAATCAGGCTG
It contains:
- the LOC121603317 gene encoding uncharacterized protein LOC121603317, which translates into the protein MEETIALRRELSELLAKGGFELRKWTSNLLGVLSGLSADHTGTQSSLYFVPNETVKALGISWKPETDDLCFDSNVGIDDTSSTMRSILSNIAKMYDPLGLIAPILVRAKMLMQELWLLKSGWNEPVEFHTFTDASEAAYGACTYVRCETTKGEVQISLLASKSRVAPLKRVTLPRLELSAAVLGAHLHHRIKNAMQIASAESIFWSDSTVTLKWIASPPNTWKTFVANRVAEVQHFSHPRQWRHVPGTCNPADLVSRGMSATHFKQSTLWKSGPDWLAHPSSFWPSSNPEPVDDMDLETRQNGTHYSLLHTFCVQHEAESTNAAASVAC